The Solanum lycopersicum chromosome 9, SLM_r2.1 genome window below encodes:
- the ABCB26 gene encoding uncharacterized protein ABCB26 produces the protein MTVGSSVGAQVEALVVNNQQQAQRLQANLNKSSIYCGGVQKEVRHQIVQQLGYTIEELPFKYLGVPLSSKKLNTIQWYPLIEKIMTRINSWTTKKLSYAGRAQLVKTVSLGVQAYWAQLFLIPAKIIKLIEGLCRSYLWSGVGYVTKKALIAWDKVCCPKYEGGLGLINLKICNRAAIAKLCWDLANKEDKLWIKWIHAYYIKGQREWKMSNTASWMVKKIMSAKVTVDQAQQEQNKRKGVLRHIYYHMTERKQRPAWPCLMFSNVARPKAYITMWIMMNQKLSTVDRLVQWGLEVDKMCVLCKNAEETTEHLFLQCQFARKLWEILLRRLDHQGTVPVVWEQFQQWCVQNGKGKRTTAQMFKTVLTEGIYGLWIVKNNRIFEQKSRKEESIAKEIAYVTMARIPTNISKMYLNW, from the exons ATGACAGTTGGTAGCTCAGTTGGAGCTCAGGTGGAAGCATTAGTGGTAAACAATCAGCAACAAGCTCAAA GGTTGCAAGCTAATCTTAACAAAAGCTCAATTTACTGTGGTGGAGTCCAGAAGGAAGTGAGACATCAAATTGTCCAACAGCTTGGATACACTATAGAAGAGCTTCCTTTCAAATACTTGGGGGTGCCACTGTCATCAAAGAAGTTGAATACAATTCAATGGTATCCACTTATAGAGAAAATCATGACAAGAATCAACTCTTGGACAACAAAAAAGCTGTCCTATGCAGGAAGAGCTCAACTAGTCAAGACTGTTTCGTTAGGAGTACAAGCTTACTGGGCACAGCTGTTTCTAATACCTGCAAAGATAATCAAGTTGATAGAAGGCTTATGCAGAAGTTATCTATGGTCAGGGGTGGGATATGTAACAAAGAAAGCTCTAATAGCTTGGGACAAAGTGTGCTGTCCTAAATATGAAGGAGGTTTAGGCCTGATCAATCTGAAAATTTGTAACAGGGCAGCAATTGCTAAACTATGTTGGGATCTAGCAAACAAAGAAGATAAGTTGTGGATTAAATGGATTCATGCATATTATATAAAAGGACAGAGGGAATGGAAGATGAGCAATACTGCAAGCTGGAtggttaagaaaataatgagtGCAAAGGTTACAGTTGATCAAGCTCAGCAAGAACAAAACAAAAGGAAAGGTGTGCTTAGGCACATTTACTATCACATGACAGAAAGGAAACAAAGGCCAGCATGGCCATGCCTCATGTTTAGTAATGTAGCAAGACCAAAAGCCTACATCACAATGTGGATTATGATGAATCAAAAACTATCAACTGTGGATAGACTAGTTCAATGGGGACTTGAAGTAGATAAAATGTGTGTGTTATGTAAGAATGCAGAAGAAACTACAGAACACCTGTTTCTACAATGTCAGTTTGCAAGGAAGCTGTGGGAAATTTTATTGAGAAGGTTGGATCATCAAGGTACTGTTCCAGTGGTTTGGGAGCAATTTCAACAATGGTGTGTCCAGAATGGGAAGGGGAAGAGAACTACAGCACAAATGTTCAAGACAGTGCTAACAGAAGGCATATATGGCTTATGGATAGTGAAAAACAATAGAATTTTTGAGCAAAAAAGCAGAAAGGAGGAGAGTATAGCAAAAGAGATTGCTTATGTGACTATGGCTAGAATTCCTACTAATATTTCAAAGATGTATTTGAACTGGTGA